A single window of Nicotiana tomentosiformis chromosome 1, ASM39032v3, whole genome shotgun sequence DNA harbors:
- the LOC104106359 gene encoding flavonol sulfotransferase-like, with protein sequence MAEVRDTTPNYPVEEIFKWFCEGKSFCGPFWDHVTTYWKASVDRPNRVFFLTYEDLKSDTLGYVKKLAEFMGKPFSEDEEIQGVAEKIVTRYSFQGLSILEVNKTGGTGLISNNAFFRTGEVGDWKNLLTEDMAKSIDQITQRNFSLWA encoded by the coding sequence ATGGCTGAAGTTAGAGATACGACTCCTAATTATCCAGTCGAAGAAATATTTAAGTGGTTTTGTGAAGGAAAATCGTTTTGTGGACCTTTTTGGGATCACGTTACAACATACTGGAAAGCAAGTGTAGATAGACCAAATAGAGTGTTCTTTTTGACGTACGAAGATTTGAAGAGCGATACTTTGGGTTATGTGAAGAAGTTAGCAGAGTTTATGGGGAAGCCTTTCTCTGAAGATGAAGAAATACAAGGCGTGGCTGAAAAAATAGTGACTCGCTATAGTTTTCAAGGTTTGAGCATCTTAGAGGTGAATAAGACTGGGGGGACAGGATTAATTAGTAACAATGCATTTTTTCGAACAGGAGAAGTTGGCGACTGGAAAAATCTTTTGACGGAGGATATGGCTAAATCCATTGATCAAATAACACAAAGAAATTTCAGTCTTTGGGCTTAA